The window CCAGTGGATACGCTCCCGGTGTCATGCCGTTTAAGACTTCGTTATAAGTTCCATCTCCACCGATCATACCCAACACCTTAACGGTTTCTGGCGCCAGGCTTTTTGCCATCTCTCTGGCATCACCGGCTTTTTCCGTAAAATAGAAATGAGCTTCTATCCCTCGGCTTTCCAGGTATTTCTGCACCTTTTTTTGTACAGAAAGGCCTTTTCCATTACCGGCATTGGGATTCACAATGACATGGTAGGCTTTCACGCCTGAGCCTCTTGCCGTTGATGCTTTTCTCTGGCAATACGGATCGCCTCCACTTCTTCAACCGAAAGGTGCTGTTCTGAAACACCACGCTTTACTTCCTTGGCGTAACTACTGGATTCATACCGACCATGAATGCCAGTTAACACTACCCCGTTCATGCGATCGTCCAGAATTGCAATAGAATAACTAAGGCTGCTGCCAATATCGTCAAAGGCATTAAAGCGGACAATACCCACTCGTTGAACACAATCCTTCAACTGTTCTTCAATGGCTTCCATTCTGCCTTGATTTTCTTCTGCTGTTTTGTGATGAGCTTCCATTGCCTTTTGCTGGTCCAACATGATGGTTTCAATGTTTTGCCCTTCTGCCCCTTTCATTAACTGCTTAAACTTTTTTTTGAAGGCTATCAAATTAATCCATAGTAGGATCACTATCATCGAAAGTATCAGAATAGCAACAAGGCTTACTCCCAGATACATCTCTACTTGATGGCCAATCATTTGATTCCAGTTTATCATCGATCCTTTCTCCTTTGCCTCTTTCCTTATTTTCCCCTTACTTATTTCAGAAGTCCAAATTTATTTCAGAAATCCAAGGCTAGCTGTTGTACTGCCGCCAGGGCTTGATCTATCTCTTCTTTCGTTGTAAAGTAACCCGGGCTAAAGCGAATGGCTCCTGCCGGATAAGTTCCGACGGTCTTATGAGCCAACGGTGCGCAGTGTAGACCGGCTCTTGCTGAAATGCCGTACAACTGATCCAGTAAATAATTTAATTGGGTCTGATCCAGATCCCGGAGGGTAAATAGTTGTACCGCTCCTTGTTGCCGGACATCCTCCGGTCCGTAAAGCCTTACTCCTTTGATGACCGAAAGGCCTTCTTTTAAACGCTGGATATGGTTCCGCTCTTTCTCCTGAACCGCCGAAACTGTTTCTCTCAATAAAAAATCCACCCCAGCCTGAAGTCCTGCCAATCCATGGGCATTTTGCGTGCCACTTTCATAACGATCCGGAACAGTCATCGGTTGATAAAGGTTTTCTGACTGACTGCCGGTACCGCCTTGCTTCATTTCTTGCAGCAAAACCCCTTCTTTAAGGTATAAAAAACCCGTTCCCTGAGGACCTAATAAGGCTTTATGCCCCGGCGCTGCCAATAAATCCGGGTCCATCTGATGAATGCTGTAATCAATACTTCCCGTGGACTGAGATGCATCCACCAAGGATAAAATTCCTTTATGCCTTGCCAAAGCAATAATGGACTCTACGGGCTGGATCGTGCCCGTTACATTGGAGCAGTGGGTTACGATCAGCATTTTGGTGTTAGGTTGTAGTGCTTCTTCAAAGTCTTTTGCCTGCACCATGCCTTTTGCGTCTGCCTCCAGAATCTTTACTTCTACGCCAGACTCTTTCAATGCTTCTAGCGGCCTCAGGACAGAATTATGTTCCATTGAAGTCGTCATCACATGATCACCCGGTTTTAATATTCCTTTAATGGCCAGATTAAGAGAATCCGTTGCATTGCTGGTAAAAATAATTCTTAAGGGATCTGTTACACCCAACAACGTGGCCAATTTATGCCGCGTTTCATACATGACCCGACTCGCCGCCAATCCTCCCTGATGCTCGGAGCGTCCAGGATTTCCTCCGACGCTTTCCATCTGCCGAAGGACGGCTTCTATGACTGTTTTCGGTTTAGGGTAGCTGGTAGCTGCGTTGTCTAAATAGACCATTTACCTCACTCTTTTCTTTACCTATTTCAATACTTGGATCTATTTTGATGACTCGTTGACAATTCATCCTTTGAGCGTTTTATCCTGCAAGGGATACGAACTATTCGGTGGCATTGAGCATTTCCAGGATTCGATTTAAGTCTTCCTGATTGTAATATTCTATTTCTATTTTCCCTTTTTTACCACTATTGGAAATGCTTACTTTCGTGCTGAAGTAATCTCTTAATCGTGATTCAACGGCTAATACTTCCGGGTCCTTTTGT is drawn from Tindallia californiensis and contains these coding sequences:
- a CDS encoding DUF4446 family protein, which codes for MINWNQMIGHQVEMYLGVSLVAILILSMIVILLWINLIAFKKKFKQLMKGAEGQNIETIMLDQQKAMEAHHKTAEENQGRMEAIEEQLKDCVQRVGIVRFNAFDDIGSSLSYSIAILDDRMNGVVLTGIHGRYESSSYAKEVKRGVSEQHLSVEEVEAIRIAREKHQRQEAQA
- a CDS encoding aminotransferase class V-fold PLP-dependent enzyme; translated protein: MVYLDNAATSYPKPKTVIEAVLRQMESVGGNPGRSEHQGGLAASRVMYETRHKLATLLGVTDPLRIIFTSNATDSLNLAIKGILKPGDHVMTTSMEHNSVLRPLEALKESGVEVKILEADAKGMVQAKDFEEALQPNTKMLIVTHCSNVTGTIQPVESIIALARHKGILSLVDASQSTGSIDYSIHQMDPDLLAAPGHKALLGPQGTGFLYLKEGVLLQEMKQGGTGSQSENLYQPMTVPDRYESGTQNAHGLAGLQAGVDFLLRETVSAVQEKERNHIQRLKEGLSVIKGVRLYGPEDVRQQGAVQLFTLRDLDQTQLNYLLDQLYGISARAGLHCAPLAHKTVGTYPAGAIRFSPGYFTTKEEIDQALAAVQQLALDF